The Acidobacteriota bacterium genome window below encodes:
- the coaD gene encoding pantetheine-phosphate adenylyltransferase encodes MKPQSVIAIYPGSFDPVTNGHVDIIQRSLEVFDTVIPAILINADKTACFTPEERLVMLRDAVRGLKGRVEPIHFSGLLVDAARQHGATVIIRGIRAVSDYEYELQMALMNRKLAPEIETLFLVPAFKYSFLSSRLVKEVYARGGSMKDLVPELVDTMMLKKHGR; translated from the coding sequence ATGAAACCACAGTCCGTCATCGCCATCTACCCCGGATCGTTCGACCCGGTCACCAACGGTCACGTGGACATCATCCAGCGCAGCCTCGAGGTGTTCGACACCGTCATCCCCGCCATCCTGATCAACGCCGACAAAACCGCTTGCTTCACGCCGGAGGAGCGGCTGGTGATGCTCCGGGATGCCGTCCGCGGGCTGAAGGGTCGCGTGGAGCCCATCCACTTCAGCGGCCTTCTAGTGGATGCGGCGCGCCAACACGGCGCCACGGTCATCATCCGCGGCATCCGGGCGGTCTCGGACTACGAGTACGAGCTCCAGATGGCCCTCATGAACCGCAAGCTGGCGCCGGAGATCGAGACGCTGTTCCTGGTGCCGGCGTTCAAGTACTCTTTCCTGAGCTCGCGTCTGGTCAAGGAAGTGTACGCCCGGGGCGGGTCCATGAAAGACCTGGTGCCCGAGCTCGTCGACACCATGATGCTGAAGAAACACGGCCGCTGA
- a CDS encoding phosphomannomutase/phosphoglucomutase codes for MQIPVPHVFKRYDIRGIVGEELTPELATAIGRAAGTYLRRRGRADVVVGRDGRLSGPEYAARLIDGLRASGVRVLDLGICPTPVMYFAIHHLGAGGGVAVTASHNPPEYNGFKINCGPDSLYDDAIQEIRRLIEAEDYETGNAPVERRPVIPDYAAALRRQFGELASRPKVVVDAGNGTAALVAPDLLRSFKCRVAELYCTVDGRFPNHEADPTVAANLADLIRVVREQSADLGIAFDGDGDRIGVVDETGTILHGDQLLLIYARQVLAAQPGATVISEVKSSQVLYDEIARAGGRPLMWKTGHSLIKAKMKETGAALAGEMSGHMFFADRYYGFDDAIYAACRLLEILDAAGQPLSRLLADLPGTVNTPELRHPCPEAYKAPLVQAVLDHYRRDHEVIDIDGVRVRFPGGWGLVRASNTQPILVLRFEADTPDRLQAIQDDVMAVIRKYQREIVPS; via the coding sequence ATGCAGATTCCCGTCCCCCATGTGTTCAAGCGTTACGACATCCGCGGCATCGTCGGCGAGGAGCTGACGCCGGAGCTGGCGACCGCCATCGGCCGCGCCGCCGGCACCTACCTGCGGCGCCGCGGCCGGGCGGACGTCGTGGTGGGCCGCGACGGCCGCCTGAGCGGGCCCGAGTACGCCGCCCGGCTCATCGACGGCCTGCGGGCTTCCGGCGTCCGGGTGCTGGACCTGGGCATCTGCCCCACGCCGGTCATGTACTTCGCCATCCACCATCTCGGCGCCGGCGGCGGCGTCGCCGTCACCGCCAGCCACAACCCGCCCGAGTACAACGGCTTCAAGATCAATTGCGGGCCGGACTCCCTGTACGACGACGCTATCCAGGAGATTCGCCGACTCATCGAAGCCGAGGATTACGAGACGGGCAACGCGCCGGTGGAGCGCCGCCCGGTGATCCCCGACTACGCCGCCGCCCTGCGACGGCAGTTCGGCGAGCTCGCCAGCCGGCCCAAGGTGGTGGTGGACGCCGGCAACGGCACCGCCGCCCTCGTGGCGCCGGACCTGCTGCGGAGCTTCAAGTGCCGCGTGGCCGAGCTCTACTGCACGGTGGACGGGCGGTTCCCCAACCACGAGGCCGATCCCACCGTGGCCGCCAACCTGGCCGATCTGATCCGGGTGGTCCGCGAGCAGTCGGCGGATCTCGGCATTGCCTTCGACGGCGACGGCGACCGCATCGGCGTCGTGGACGAAACGGGCACGATCCTCCACGGCGACCAGTTGCTCCTGATCTACGCCCGGCAGGTCCTGGCCGCGCAACCCGGGGCCACGGTGATCTCCGAGGTCAAGTCGTCGCAGGTGCTGTACGACGAGATCGCCCGCGCCGGCGGCCGGCCGCTGATGTGGAAGACCGGCCACTCCCTCATCAAGGCCAAGATGAAGGAGACGGGTGCCGCGCTGGCCGGCGAGATGAGCGGCCACATGTTCTTCGCCGACCGTTACTACGGGTTCGATGACGCCATCTACGCCGCCTGCCGCCTGCTGGAGATTCTGGACGCCGCGGGACAGCCGCTCAGCCGGCTGCTGGCGGACCTGCCCGGGACCGTGAACACTCCGGAGCTCCGGCATCCGTGCCCGGAGGCGTACAAGGCGCCGCTGGTCCAGGCGGTGCTGGACCATTACCGGCGCGACCATGAGGTGATCGACATCGACGGCGTGCGGGTCCGCTTCCCCGGCGGGTGGGGGCTTGTCCGGGCCTCCAACACCCAGCCCATCCTGGTGCTGCGTTTTGAGGCGGACACCCCCGACCGGCTGCAGGCCATCCAGGACGATGTCATGGCCGTCATCCGGAAATACCAGCGCGAGATCGTGCCGTCATGA
- a CDS encoding diaminopimelate epimerase produces MSILEIPFFKSQGLGNDFLLLRDEHLGGLRLPLPEMAEKICSRKFGVGADGVIVWTADAVADQFTARIFNADGSEAESSGNGIRCLAAALCHAGIARGERLSIRTPGGLKQVTVLSRASNVYTFRTDLGPATFDPAVIPLALSEPAGPPPLRLRLQAGDATFEATPLAVGNPHCVVRVDRIDFNALYATGPLLERHPVFPARANVEFVRVVDAATIEIAIWERGVGHTLSSGTGSAAAAVAAIANGWTDSPVLVHMEGGETRVSWDRSGNVIQDGQAQFVFHGLIESHALKY; encoded by the coding sequence ATGAGCATCCTCGAGATCCCCTTCTTCAAAAGCCAGGGTCTGGGCAACGACTTTCTCCTCCTTCGCGACGAGCATTTGGGCGGGCTCCGCCTGCCCCTGCCCGAGATGGCGGAAAAGATCTGCTCGCGGAAGTTCGGCGTGGGCGCCGACGGTGTGATCGTGTGGACGGCGGACGCCGTGGCCGACCAATTCACCGCCCGTATCTTCAACGCCGACGGCTCGGAGGCCGAATCGTCCGGCAACGGGATCCGCTGCCTGGCGGCGGCGCTCTGCCACGCGGGGATCGCGCGCGGCGAGCGCCTGTCGATCCGGACACCCGGCGGTCTCAAGCAGGTGACCGTGCTCAGCCGAGCGAGCAACGTGTACACGTTTCGTACGGATCTCGGCCCCGCCACCTTTGACCCGGCGGTGATCCCGCTGGCGCTGTCCGAACCGGCCGGCCCGCCGCCGCTGCGACTCCGGTTGCAAGCCGGCGATGCGACCTTCGAGGCCACACCGCTGGCCGTGGGCAATCCCCATTGCGTGGTCCGGGTGGACCGGATCGATTTCAACGCCTTGTACGCGACCGGCCCGCTGCTGGAGCGGCATCCCGTCTTCCCGGCGCGGGCCAACGTGGAGTTCGTCCGGGTCGTGGACGCCGCCACCATCGAAATCGCCATCTGGGAACGCGGCGTCGGCCACACCCTGTCGTCGGGCACCGGCAGCGCCGCCGCCGCCGTCGCGGCCATCGCCAACGGCTGGACCGACAGTCCGGTCCTGGTGCACATGGAGGGCGGCGAAACCCGCGTGAGCTGGGACCGCTCCGGCAACGTCATCCAGGACGGGCAGGCCCAGTTCGTGTTCCACGGGCTGATCGAGTCGCACGCGCTGAAATACTGA
- a CDS encoding RNA methyltransferase yields the protein MPASRLSVICIRPQGSANIGAIARVMANFGLDDLYLVAPECPVDEQSYRMACHGDGVLRRARVVDALPPLLPQFHGLIGTCGRTDSSAFGAPLSPAAAAAAVRPLADRYPLAVVLGPEDHGLSNEELKLCRWIVRIPTASPYASLNIAQAAAILLYELCARPDGAAPPAARFRPATAAEMEAFYRHLRDLLLDVGFLHADNPERIMYTLRRLLGRSGPDRRELKILRGIVRQAAWALGQAGWRGRRRGGPDSGGIRPDRT from the coding sequence ATGCCGGCATCCCGCCTGTCCGTCATCTGCATCCGCCCCCAGGGGAGCGCCAACATCGGCGCCATCGCCCGAGTCATGGCCAACTTCGGTCTGGACGATCTGTATCTGGTGGCGCCCGAGTGCCCCGTCGACGAGCAGTCATACCGGATGGCCTGCCACGGTGACGGCGTGCTGCGGCGCGCCCGCGTCGTCGACGCGCTGCCCCCCCTGCTCCCGCAGTTCCACGGTCTCATCGGCACCTGCGGCCGCACCGACTCCAGCGCCTTCGGCGCGCCGCTGAGTCCGGCGGCGGCCGCCGCCGCGGTGCGCCCGCTGGCCGACCGGTATCCGCTGGCCGTGGTGCTCGGCCCCGAGGATCACGGCCTGTCCAACGAGGAGCTGAAGCTCTGCCGGTGGATCGTTCGCATCCCCACGGCGTCGCCCTACGCCTCGCTGAACATCGCCCAGGCGGCCGCCATCCTGCTCTACGAACTGTGCGCCCGACCCGACGGCGCGGCCCCGCCCGCCGCCCGCTTCCGGCCCGCCACCGCCGCCGAGATGGAGGCGTTCTACCGCCACCTCCGCGACCTGCTGCTGGACGTGGGCTTCCTGCACGCCGACAATCCGGAGCGGATCATGTACACGCTGCGGCGGCTGCTGGGGCGGAGCGGTCCGGACCGGCGGGAACTCAAAATTCTGCGAGGGATCGTGCGGCAGGCCGCCTGGGCGCTGGGGCAGGCCGGTTGGCGCGGCCGCCGGCGGGGCGGCCCGGACTCGGGCGGGATCAGACCGGATCGAACTTGA